DNA sequence from the Juglans microcarpa x Juglans regia isolate MS1-56 chromosome 5S, Jm3101_v1.0, whole genome shotgun sequence genome:
GGCATCGTGTTATAGTACAGGGTTTAAAAAAGATGTTTGATATGTGCCTCTGTCAATGCTGAGTTACTTAAATATGCTGTTTCCACATCTTAAGGCTTTGACTGAGCCTGACATTGGAAGTGATGCAAGTGCTTTGAAAACAACAGCAACAAAGGTTCTTGCTCTCAACTTCTTTCTGTCTCTCTTTCTATAGCACATAATACcaatttacatttataaaatacatgatTACATATGTACTTGAGCTTGATATTCTAAAATcacatacaatatataattgtttttgcTTTTGCATTTGAAAGATCAGGTGGAAGGAGGTTGGATACTTAAGGGCCAAAAGCGCTGGATTGGAAACAGTACCTTTGCAGATTTGTTGGTTATTTTCGCCAGGAATACCGCAACAAATCAGATAAATGGGTATGTGATATGCTGTATGATATGCAGGATGCTTCACCCTATATTTGCATGCTGGACATCTGTTTGCACTCTTTGATTCTTTTTCATCCACAAAGACATTCAGATACTACTTCATGCAATGTCACCTATAGTATGTTGGAAAATATGCACATCTACTCTAACCTGGTAGTGACATTATGATTGTCATGTTGGGCATTTATATCCATGTTAAAAGCTACACTTGTTTGTATTATTAATAATGCAGTACATTATCCATTCTCTCGAGTTTTTTCCCTTGACTACTAGATACACTACTAATTAACATTCAGAAAGTATTTTGATGCGACATATTTTGCACCAAGTGATACCCAAATATTCCATTCCAAAAACATTAGAGGTTGCAAATAGATTTTAGTGAAACATGATAACCATAACAATCTTTCTTATATTTCAGTAcagcccaaaaaaaaagagtctCATCAATTTTGGGATGGGGAAATTCTTTTTAGGGTCATATGGACCAAGCAGATCAATTGTTTTCAGTCGTGAAAAATTGAGACCAATCACCTAAAAATGAGACATTGAGACCCTACATGAAAGTAAAGAAATTGTGTTTTCCAACATATGCAAGACTCTTCGCATGTATAGATCCTCAGGTTTTTCCATATGCAAGACTTTCAAAGTACTGaaaaaagttttattcattGGATGCAATCCTTGACACCTGCAAGGGTTGCAAATTTAGGGTCATCAGTTGCCCACCATTTGATAAATGAGGTGATTTTTGTACTCACTTTTGTTTGGAAATGCCTAATTGTTGGTTTTCCACATCAGCATCCTCTCATGCATGTGTTATATTGCCGCTTTCTCTTTCAGATTTATAGTAAAGAAGGATACTCCTGGATTAACAgctacaaaaatagaaaataaaattggcCTGAGGATTGTTCAAAATGGAGATATTCTCTTGAAGAACGTTTTTATTGCTGACAAGGACAGGTTACCTGGCGTTGATTCCTTTCAGGATACAAACAAGGTACGGTTGTGAGGAGTTGGGTGATGATGATCCAGTCCCTTACCATTATTTGTGTGCTTTCTGCTTTGTTTGGGATTTTCTGTAAATTATCATACATAAGCATGCAGAATGGAGTATTTGGTTGCGACAATACATCAATTTTCATCATATAAAGTTTTATGACATGGGTGGAAACACATAACTATAATGGTGTAACCGAACTTCAAATAGACTCATTGTGGACCAGTTGGATTACACCACAAAGCTTACTGTAAGTACCTTATTTGCAGACTTTGTAATTGTAACTTTTGGTGACCAGGActatgcctctctctctctctctctctctctctctctctgtaacaCTTTTTGTTGTTCTGAAAGGTACAAGGTGTAATAAGGTATTCACTTTGAATCGATTGCTCTACATTTGAACCAAACAAACTGTTTTCACAATAACAAAGATTTGAAACAGTCATTTTGCGTTGATATGTAATGCTTGCCAAAAATGATCACCATTGTGTTTCAATGGTGCTAGCTTCCATGAGTTTCTTGTTTCTTCCTCAAGCACCTACATTCTTCTAGGTGTTTTCTCTCGTATACTTTCTATGTACTACAGTTATGCCTATTTATTgattcaataaaatcttattcttacctataaagaaaaaactcaCCATTGTGTGGAACATGCCTCTCTTGGGTGGTGTTCTGCCCTCATTGAAGTACGAAAAGCTTAATTCCTCGATCTTGAATGTTTGGCATGACTTCTACCAAATCTATCAGTATTGGTTCACTCAATCATACATGCACGCAACTGCACACACTTCCAGCAATCTATGGGAATCCAAAATTGTTCATTGCGTCTATGAACTTTCTGTTCACAAGTATCTGCAGTGCTTTTCTGCATGAGTCTGGAGTATGTGCATTGCTGGTTTCCAATCTCTCTGTCAGAGTAGTTCCTGGATTTCTAGAAATTCATGTATATTCTTTGATTTTCATGTTGCTTATCTGAAATTTCCGACTCGAAACAGATTCTCGCTGTTTCACGTGTTATGGTTGCATGGCAACCTATTGGCATATCAATGGGCATCTATGATATGTGTCACAGGTATGAGACTAAATGCTGCTCTTCTTCactgtgatattttattttaagcttTTGGTATCGCCTACTCTAAATTCCAACCCATCTTAAGGTATCTGAAGGAGAGGAAACAGTTTGGAGCACCCCTTGCAGCTTTCCAAATCAACCAACAGAAACTCGTTCATATGTTGGGTAATATTCAAGCCATGATTCTTATTGGTTGGCGCCTCTGCAAGTTGTATGAAAGTGGGAAAATGACTCCAGGTCAAGCTAGCTTGGGGAAGGTACGATTAGAAATCTTTAAACTTGTGatgcatattttttaagtatgtGTCGCTGACAATTTCTACAATTCTTCAGTCATGGATCACACTGAAGGCCAGAGAAACTGCTGCTATTGGACGGGAGTTACTCGGTGGCAACGGCATTTTGGCTGATTTTTTAGTTGCAAAGGTATTCATGCTTTTCTCTTGAttgaaaaatttaaagcaaCATGTATGAAGGATTGGATTTGGAGTCTGGACTAGGTCTGCAAAATTAGAATGTGAAAATTGATCTATTATTTATGTCTAGATATTAttgatctattatttattttttcttggcgGCATCATTGCAGGCATTCTGCGATCTGGAACCAATATACACATATGAAGGCACCTATGACATCAACAGCTTGATCACAGGTAGGGAAATCACTGGTATTGCCAGCTTTAAGCCAGCTGCATCGAGCAAACGAAGCCGTCTGTGAAATGTGTTTCCTTCTCGCCCTGTTGTTTGGAGACTTGTGTTCCTTTTATATGGTGTTAGCCTGGCTGATTAAGAGACTGTAGTCAATAAGAAACAGGCCCCTTCCAAAATTGAATAACTTACACAAatgatgtataatatatatatgaagatggAATGAAATAAAATGCCGGAATTTTCTTtcaggcttttttttttttgcccctTACACTCTACTGACCTGTAGTTCTAACAGTAGACGTCCGAAGTTGCTATAGCAGTCGCAACGATACGTACGGCCAGCTACGTGGGTTCCCAGAATGGAGTGAAATTTGCCCATCTAAAGTTATCTAATTATCCTTCAGGTAATGGTCCCCTCTCTAAAGTCGTTTTGTTCCCGAAATAGCACCACTTCTTTGGACTCTTCCATGCTGCTATCTTTATCACGTGCTTTTCCAAAGGTGCTACTTCtttggtgttttttttcttgaagttttataatttatacaaagaTATCtcacaaaattaattaatattgataggttaaatctattttataataaaaaattttacaatctaacgtattgCGTTAAGTCGcgttagtttgaaaatttacttttgtataatttatttgtggttaaagtattttttttggatACAGAATTCATGATATAtgtgctttctttcttttctattcttttttttttttggcagtaatatttttttaataatcaagacaaataaaataaaaatagaaattattatatacttCTAGATTGTGGATGAAGTACTACTCATCCTATATATCTTACAAAATCACTCATTTTTAATGACTTGCACATTCTAATAGGATGAATATATCATTTGTTCGTACTCttccaaaaaatagaaaagggaaaaaaaacacttaaatgACACTCAAAAATGTCATTTTAGATCACATATTTGATAGCTGATGATTACTGCTATGAGCTGGATAACTTTAATGACACAAAATCACTCATAAATTAATTGCTGCATGGATAACAAACACGTACAGATACCGTAAACCCCAAGTACATTAATTGATGCTCCTACGACCTAAGCTTCTTCTCGTCGAACACAATTGGCAGACAAATTAATTCTGCCCctaatattcaaaagaaaaaaagaaaagaaaaaaatctgcCCCCTACCCGAGCATCTACTTACGAGAGAAACTATGAGAGACTGAGGTCAGATTAATTCTCACCAAACAAAGCTATCACTATTCATTACCACCTGATTCTCACGCTTCAGCTTCTCTCTGCAAGCCCCAACTCCTAATCTGGACCTGAAGCTGAGAAACTGCGGCCAAGAACCTGACGCTTTGAGCTGGATTGAGTATCTCCACCACTTTTAGTGTCGTGTTCATTCTCAGCGCATCAACATTGGCCACCACCGACTCCAATGCCGACCTCCACGCCATGAACACAATGTCCTCCTCCCTTATTTCTCCGTCCATTGACAGCTCCCCACGCCTCAGAATCTCCAGCAACGATGGTGCCGCCATGCTCTCCTGAATCTTTGCCAGCTCATGGTTGAGTTCCTTTTCCTCCACCTTCGTCTCCTCCATCAACTTATTCATTCTTTGGTGCTAGTCCTTGGACAAGTCGTCGACCGAGTTGCTGACGAGGCAGAATACCAGACCAGGTTTGAAATCGGCGATCTAGAGGAAGGTATGCTTGAAGGAGGTGAATGTCATACACTGAAGTgcagagaggaagagatgaagtgtagagatgaagagaatgatttGGGGGAGTTAAGCTTGTTGTTGTGCGAGGTTGTTTGGGAAAGCTGAAGGTGGATTAAATGGTGCGAGCCTATCATGGGTCAAGCTAAGCAGTATAGGCCGTGAGGCTCAATGTCTCTTTTTTTAGTtactttatcttattttattttttagttagtCCAATGGGCCAGTCAGCCCATTCCAGTCCAATCAAGTCTgtatttccatttcttttaattcaGTATTCTGTTTGTTTTGTTGTGTCATGTAGTGAGTGTCTAGAAAGGGAATATAATTCTGTTAGTTGATGTGCAGAGTGGTCAGTCCCATAAGTAGGATGATGTaggcattttccttttttatgcaaaactgGAATGGatttttctatttcctttctttctcttttctcctGGAGGACCTTACTCTTGAAGTGAGCTATCATTCTAATTTCAGTCAtctcaacttctctttttcgtGTATCACATTGATTTACAATTTTAGAATACAAGAAAGGGTTACAAATACAAGCGTGTTACATTCTTGATATTAGAGATTGGATCCCAAGTGTCCAAGCATGGCTAAAGGAACACAGCTGAATCAACTCTAGGATGGCCTCACAGCTTTGAAGAAATCCACTGATTCACAAATGAAGACATTAAAGACCGAAATGCTAGTCCTCAAGAAGAAATCAGATTCGGTGGTGCAGCAATTGACAGCTTTGACAGTAGagctgcaaaagaaaaacaacaactGTGGAAGAGGAGAATCTTTGAACAACCAGGAGTTTAGAGAGGAGCAAGTGGATTAAAATAGGGATAATCATGCTAGATAGGTACAGATTGACTTTGCATTTTTTCATGGTGAGGGTCCAAGTGGTTGGTTATACAAAGTAAACCATTACTTTACTTATTACAATACTCTACCTCAACATAAATTAAGGCTGGCATTCTTTCACATGGATGATCAAGCTTTAGTTTGGTTTCAAGATCTAGAGGAGTTAGGGGAAATAAGGGAGTGGGAAGATTTCACTAAGGCATTGTTGACCAGATTCGGGCCATCATCTTATGATGATCCCCTGGAAGCCTTGACAAGACTTAAACAAATAGGATTTGTGGAAGAGTATAAAGCCAGGTTTGAAGGGTTATCTAATAGATTGAGGGGTTTGTTGGAAGGGTATAAGTTAAGCTATTTTCTCAGCAATTTAAAAGATGAGATTAGACTACACGTGCATATGTTTAATCTTAGAGACTTGTTAACGGCTTATAATCTTGCAAAAAATATAAGAGGAGAGTGTGTCTGTGTACAAAAAACAGTTTCGGGGTGGGGGTTACCATGAGTTAGGCATTCTTAAACACAACCCCAACATTAGCCCAAATAGCCACCTATCCATCCAAAAACACAACTATAACCCAAGCCCAACCCAAACAGTAACAACTCTAGCCAAAAAGCCATTGTCCCAGTTCAAAAAATTAAACCTCaccaaatgaaagaaaggagGGATAAGGGTTTGTGCTATTATTGTGATTCCAAGTGGAATCCGAGCCACAAATGCCAACGacccaaattattttttacagaggaggtggaggaggaagatGTTGCCgtggaagaaaagaagatagagTTGGGGATGAAgaggttttggattttgttgatAATCCTAACCAACCTGAAATTTCATTACATGTAATCATTGGGTCCATAAGCTCAAAAACTATGAGAATTAGAGGGAAGATAGGAAATCAGGAGATGGTAGTTTTAATTGACTCGGGGGAGCACCCACAACTTTGTGGACCCCTAAGTTATTAAAAAAGGGAATACTCCTATCAATCTACCTGAGAAGGTGAGGGTTAAAGTGGCGAATGGAGAACAAGTTAGTAGTGAAGGGGGGTGTTTTAACCTGAGAGTGAAGTTACAAGGCATTGTTTTCCTTATTGATGCCTTTGTCTTAGTGTTAGCAGGTTGTGATATGGTGTTAGGGTTCAATAGTTGTGGGAGTTGGGACCTATTCTATGGAATTTCAAAGATTTATCCATGAAATTCCAGCAAGGGGAGAGAGCAGTAGCATTACAAGGTTTGTGGGCTTCCAACCAAATTGAGGAGGGAAATTTGAACATGAATCACAAGCTGGAAAAAAGAGGACTACTACTACAGTTAGTAGAAGTGTCAAGTGAAAAATCAGCAAGTGAGATACCCCCACTTGTGCAGAAATTGTTGGGACACTATGCTGATGTGTTTGGAGATCCAAAAGGTTTACCTCCACAAAGAAGTCATGACCATTCTATCACCCTAATCCCAAACACCAACCCAATCTCAGTAAGACCATACCtcttattttcaaaaagatgaaattgaaaaaattgtgaggGAACTACTAACCTCTGGAGTGATAAAACCAAGTCATAGCCCTTATTCATCCCCTGTTTTACTTGTAGGAAAAATCGATGGGTTAGGGAGAATGTGTGTGAACTATAGGGCTTTGAACAAGGTAATGGTGAAAGATAAATACCACATTCCCGTGGTGGAGGAGTTATTGGATGAACTCAGTGGGTCTAGATGTTTTCTAAGCTGGATCTTAGGTCGGGGTATAACCAAATAAGAGTCAAACTAGATGATATTCACAAAACTGCCTTTCAGACCCATGAAGGGCATTATGGTTTTTGATAATGCCTTTTGGGTTAACTAATGCCCTCTTGACCTTCCAAAGTCTAATGAATGATATATTCAGATCATACCTGAGAAAGTTTATTCTAGTgttttttgatgatattttggtctATACCAAGACCTTGGAATGTGCAGGACTTAAGAGTGACTTTGGAGCTTTTGAGAAAACATTGTTTGCAGGCTAAGCTTTCTAAATGTAGATTTGCTACTGAGGAAGTGTTATATTTGGACAATTTGATTTCTGTTGTGAGTGTAAGGATTGATCCAGAAAAACTGGCAGAAATGAAGAGTTGGCCTTTCCCACTACCCTTAAGTCATTTAGGGGTTTTTTGGGATTAACTGGGTATTATAGAAGATTCATTAAAGGGTACGGAAGTATTGCAACTCCTTTAACCCAGTTACTTAAGAAAAATCAGTTTGTTTGGACTGAGGAAGCTAGGAAGGCCTTTGAGGAGTTGAAAGGGGCAGTGACTCAACCCTCGTTTTAGCCGTGTCAAATTTTACACTACCATTTGTGGTGGAGTGTGATGCATCAGGAATTGCTATAGGGGCTATCCTTATGCAAAGAAAGAGGCCTATAGCCTTTTATAGTCAGTCTCTAAAAGGAAGGATTTTATCTATGTCCATATATGAAAAGGAGCTCTATGCCTTAGTGATGGCAGTTCAAAAATGGAGGCCTTACTATTAGGTCACCCCATTTAGTGAGAACAGATCATCAAAGTTTGAAGCATCTGTTGGAGCAGAAGATTGAGACTCCAATGCAGCATAAATGGATCACCAAGTTGCTAGGCTATGATCTGGTTGTGGAGTACAAGAAGGGACAAGACAACAAGGTGGCGGATGCCTTGTCTAGAAGGGTTGAGATGGAGGAATTTGATGATGGGGCAGCTCTAACAGTTATTTCTTTACCTACTTTTGAGTGGTGGGAAGAcataaaaaatgcatataaTCAAGACCCAAATATGCaagatttattaaataaattctaGCAGGGAAATTTGCCTGCTGCCTATACCATGAGGGATGGAGTTTTGCTCTATAAGCAGAGGGTCATAGTTGCTATTGGGGAGTTGAAGAATAAATTATTACAGTTATTACATGATAGCCCAATTGGGGGTCATTCAGGTTATGATAAAACCCTTCATAGATTGAGAAGGGATTTTCGATGGACAGGGATGAAGGTAGATGAAAAAAGGTTTATTAGAGACTGTGACACTTGTCAAAAGGTTAAAGCAGACCAATCTAAGCCTAATGGCTTGTTACAACTACTTCCCATTCCTTTCCAGCCATGGACACAAATTTCCATGGACTTTATTGAAAGGTTGCCCTCATCCCATGGATTTAGTTGCATTTGGGTTGTTGTGGACAGATTAACTAAATATGGGCATTTTACACCATTGACCCATCCTTTTTCTGCAAAGACTGTGCTCAGTTATTTATTAAACACATTCTCAAGTTGCATGAAATGCCTAATTCCATTGTTTCAGATCGGGACAGTACCTTCACTGGGTAGTTTTGGAGGGAACTATTTAAGATTCAAGGGGTGCAACTTGCTTTCAGCATTGCTTATCACCCCAATCAGATGGGCAGAGTGAG
Encoded proteins:
- the LOC121268046 gene encoding acyl-coenzyme A oxidase 4, peroxisomal isoform X1 yields the protein MTKQDDLEQNANTSYFNLPPLGISIAFPQATPASIFPPCASDYYQLDDLLTPEEQAVRMKVRACMEQEIAPIMTEYWEKAKFPFHVIPKLGALRIAGGTIKGYGCPGLSITGSALATAEVARVDASCSTFILVHSSLAMLTIAFCGSEEQKQKYLPSLAQLKTVGCWALTEPDIGSDASALKTTATKVEGGWILKGQKRWIGNSTFADLLVIFARNTATNQINGFIVKKDTPGLTATKIENKIGLRIVQNGDILLKNVFIADKDRLPGVDSFQDTNKILAVSRVMVAWQPIGISMGIYDMCHRYLKERKQFGAPLAAFQINQQKLVHMLGNIQAMILIGWRLCKLYESGKMTPGQASLGKSWITLKARETAAIGRELLGGNGILADFLVAKAFCDLEPIYTYEGTYDINSLITGREITGIASFKPAASSKRSRL
- the LOC121268046 gene encoding acyl-coenzyme A oxidase 4, peroxisomal isoform X2; amino-acid sequence: MKVRACMEQEIAPIMTEYWEKAKFPFHVIPKLGALRIAGGTIKGYGCPGLSITGSALATAEVARVDASCSTFILVHSSLAMLTIAFCGSEEQKQKYLPSLAQLKTVGCWALTEPDIGSDASALKTTATKVEGGWILKGQKRWIGNSTFADLLVIFARNTATNQINGFIVKKDTPGLTATKIENKIGLRIVQNGDILLKNVFIADKDRLPGVDSFQDTNKILAVSRVMVAWQPIGISMGIYDMCHRYLKERKQFGAPLAAFQINQQKLVHMLGNIQAMILIGWRLCKLYESGKMTPGQASLGKSWITLKARETAAIGRELLGGNGILADFLVAKAFCDLEPIYTYEGTYDINSLITGREITGIASFKPAASSKRSRL
- the LOC121267298 gene encoding protein DOG1-like 4 — its product is MEETKVEEKELNHELAKIQESMAAPSLLEILRRGELSMDGEIREEDIVFMAWRSALESVVANVDALRMNTTLKVVEILNPAQSVRFLAAVSQLQVQIRSWGLQREAEA